Proteins from a genomic interval of Hydrogenophaga sp. PAMC20947:
- the ubiG gene encoding bifunctional 2-polyprenyl-6-hydroxyphenol methylase/3-demethylubiquinol 3-O-methyltransferase UbiG has protein sequence MNTVNADPAELAKFSELAHRWWDTESEFRPLHQINPLRLNWIDGLAPLAGKRVLDIGCGGGILSDSMARKGAEVTGIDLAAKALRVAQLHALEASTTGVTYREISAEAMAEEQPASFDVVTCMEMLEHVPDPASVVKACAQLVKPDGWVFFSTINRNAKAFLMAIVGAEYVLQMIPRGTHEYAKLIKPSELASYCRSAGLELGLTRGLEHNPLTQRYWLSDDTSVNYMISTRKL, from the coding sequence ATGAACACTGTCAATGCCGATCCGGCCGAACTGGCCAAATTCTCAGAGCTGGCCCATCGCTGGTGGGATACAGAAAGCGAATTTCGCCCCCTGCACCAGATCAACCCCTTGCGGCTGAACTGGATCGATGGTCTGGCCCCGCTGGCAGGCAAGCGTGTCCTGGACATCGGTTGCGGCGGCGGCATATTGTCGGATTCGATGGCGCGCAAGGGTGCGGAGGTGACCGGCATTGATCTGGCCGCCAAGGCGCTTCGCGTGGCGCAACTGCATGCGCTGGAGGCCAGTACCACGGGGGTGACCTACCGGGAAATCAGTGCTGAGGCCATGGCCGAGGAGCAGCCTGCATCGTTTGATGTGGTGACTTGCATGGAGATGCTGGAGCACGTGCCGGACCCTGCGTCGGTTGTCAAAGCGTGCGCCCAGTTGGTCAAGCCGGATGGCTGGGTCTTTTTCTCAACCATCAACCGAAACGCCAAGGCCTTTCTGATGGCCATCGTCGGAGCGGAGTACGTGCTCCAGATGATCCCCAGGGGCACCCACGAATACGCCAAACTGATCAAGCCCAGCGAGCTGGCAAGCTATTGCCGGTCGGCTGGGCTTGAGCTGGGCCTCACGCGTGGTCTGGAGCACAACCCGCTGACGCAGCGCTATTGGCTCAGCGATGACACCAGCGTGAACTACATGATTTCCACCCGCAAGCTGTAG
- a CDS encoding HAD-IA family hydrolase, protein MMRGVRAVLFDLDGTLLDSAPDLAAAADQLRVRGGLPSLPLNQYRAHAGAGARGMLRVAFDIGPEHASFDQHKAAFFSLYERSLTERTVAFDGVDAMLAALNASGLAWGVVTNKAQRFALPLTGAMPMFNGAAAIVCGDTTPHAKPHPEPVLEAARRVGFAPADCIYVGDDLRDIQAGKAAGMRTVAACYGYLGPDADVDTWGADAKVNSPLELLKLLDLP, encoded by the coding sequence GTGATGCGTGGTGTTCGCGCCGTGTTGTTTGACCTGGACGGCACCTTGCTGGACAGCGCTCCAGATCTGGCCGCTGCGGCTGACCAGTTGCGGGTGCGTGGCGGTTTGCCGTCGTTGCCGTTGAACCAATACCGTGCCCATGCGGGAGCCGGTGCCCGGGGCATGCTCCGTGTCGCCTTTGATATCGGTCCGGAACACGCAAGCTTTGATCAACACAAGGCGGCGTTTTTTTCCCTCTATGAACGGTCACTCACCGAGCGCACAGTCGCGTTTGACGGGGTGGACGCCATGCTGGCGGCCTTGAACGCAAGTGGGCTGGCCTGGGGCGTGGTGACCAACAAAGCGCAGCGCTTTGCATTGCCGTTGACCGGAGCGATGCCCATGTTCAACGGGGCGGCTGCGATTGTGTGTGGAGACACCACGCCACACGCCAAACCCCACCCGGAGCCGGTGCTGGAAGCTGCGCGGCGGGTCGGCTTTGCCCCGGCAGACTGCATCTACGTGGGCGACGACTTGCGGGACATCCAGGCGGGCAAGGCGGCGGGTATGCGCACCGTGGCTGCTTGCTATGGTTATCTCGGTCCGGACGCTGATGTGGACACCTGGGGTGCAGACGCAAAAGTGAATTCTCCCCTTGAGCTATTGAAATTGCTGGATCTGCCTTAA
- a CDS encoding putative motility protein, translating to MDVSPALLVDRVLQTQQGSTVQAGQFRLMKEAMNMQESAAQSLLNAVAGDLPLATDGTLGTQVNTMA from the coding sequence ATGGATGTATCGCCGGCATTGTTGGTCGATCGTGTCCTTCAGACTCAGCAGGGCAGTACCGTTCAAGCGGGGCAGTTTCGTCTGATGAAGGAGGCCATGAACATGCAGGAATCGGCAGCCCAGTCCTTGCTGAACGCTGTGGCTGGGGACTTGCCCCTGGCCACCGATGGCACCTTGGGAACCCAAGTCAACACCATGGCCTGA
- a CDS encoding 16S rRNA pseudouridine(516) synthase produces the protein MALQDILFSQGFGTRRVCSGLVQQGWVQVGEGREPCNDPVQGFDPQGFVFWVQDQRWTYHALAYLVLNKPAGYECSQKPSTYPSVYTLLPGPLRERGGGAAAGVQAVGRLDQDTTGLLLMSDDGKFIHRMTSPRHHVPKVYEAQLKHPITPDQVTRLLEGVVLDDDPKPVKAQACSAEGERHLRLTLTEGKYHQVKRMVAAVGNRVESLHRSTIGGLSLEGGLAEGQWRWLTDAEIQALTLKVPPQSTSPVQPTA, from the coding sequence CTGGCGCTCCAGGACATTCTTTTTTCACAAGGTTTTGGTACCCGCCGTGTTTGTTCGGGGCTGGTGCAGCAGGGATGGGTGCAGGTGGGTGAGGGGCGCGAGCCTTGCAACGATCCTGTGCAAGGCTTCGATCCGCAGGGCTTTGTCTTCTGGGTGCAAGATCAGCGCTGGACCTACCACGCGCTGGCGTACCTGGTCTTGAACAAGCCGGCGGGTTATGAGTGTTCGCAAAAGCCGAGCACGTATCCCAGTGTGTACACCCTGCTACCAGGGCCGTTGCGTGAACGGGGTGGCGGTGCGGCGGCTGGCGTCCAGGCGGTCGGCCGACTCGATCAGGACACCACGGGCTTGCTGCTGATGTCGGACGATGGCAAATTCATTCACCGGATGACGTCACCCCGGCACCATGTGCCCAAAGTCTATGAAGCGCAGCTCAAGCATCCGATCACGCCTGATCAGGTGACCCGTTTGCTGGAAGGGGTGGTGCTGGACGACGATCCCAAGCCGGTGAAGGCCCAGGCTTGTTCCGCCGAAGGCGAGCGGCACTTGCGCTTGACTCTGACCGAGGGCAAGTACCACCAAGTGAAGCGCATGGTAGCGGCTGTTGGCAATCGCGTTGAATCGTTGCACCGCTCCACAATTGGAGGACTGAGTCTGGAGGGGGGGTTGGCCGAAGGGCAGTGGCGATGGCTGACCGATGCGGAGATTCAGGCGCTGACGCTCAAAGTGCCGCCCCAATCGACTTCACCCGTTCAGCCCACTGCCTGA
- a CDS encoding alpha/beta hydrolase — translation MTHIELEGVHIEVAHIAGPSAKSPLVFLHEGLGSISTWTQRGRNWPAELCAATGRAGWLYSRRGYGQSDPVPDVRSPHHPPDRTSPLWSTGRHAPDYMHREAVGVLPALFKTLGITAPLLVGHSDGATIALIHASLHSVSACVAMAPHAFVEDMTIRSIEHARDSFLADNATLRTKLARHHLDADNAFWQWNDIWLSAAFRHFDIRPNCRALTAPLLLMQGLDDEYGSLRQLHDIAQAAPQAQTRLLPGCGHSPHRDAPDAAIEAIRAFVDSCP, via the coding sequence ATGACCCACATCGAGCTCGAAGGCGTCCACATCGAGGTGGCCCACATCGCCGGGCCCAGCGCAAAATCGCCCTTGGTCTTTCTGCACGAGGGCCTGGGCAGCATTTCCACGTGGACGCAACGCGGGCGGAACTGGCCAGCCGAACTGTGCGCAGCCACCGGACGGGCCGGATGGCTGTACTCGAGGCGGGGCTACGGGCAGTCAGACCCCGTCCCCGATGTGCGCAGCCCGCATCACCCCCCGGACCGCACATCCCCGCTCTGGTCCACGGGCCGTCATGCGCCCGACTACATGCACCGTGAAGCCGTGGGCGTTTTGCCCGCCTTGTTCAAAACGCTGGGGATCACCGCCCCACTCCTGGTCGGTCATTCCGACGGCGCCACCATTGCCTTGATCCACGCCAGCCTCCACTCCGTCAGCGCCTGCGTGGCCATGGCACCCCATGCCTTCGTTGAAGACATGACCATCCGGTCCATCGAGCATGCCCGAGACAGTTTTCTGGCAGACAACGCAACGCTGCGGACCAAGCTCGCGCGCCACCACCTCGACGCAGACAACGCCTTCTGGCAATGGAACGACATCTGGCTCAGCGCAGCTTTTCGCCACTTCGATATCCGCCCAAACTGCCGCGCACTCACCGCACCGTTGCTTTTGATGCAAGGACTGGACGACGAATACGGCTCATTGCGTCAACTGCATGACATCGCCCAGGCAGCACCCCAAGCCCAGACGCGACTCCTCCCCGGTTGTGGCCACAGCCCGCACCGGGACGCGCCAGACGCCGCGATTGAAGCCATTCGTGCTTTCGTGGACAGCTGCCCGTAA
- a CDS encoding EI24 domain-containing protein: MKLMLDSFWRAAAYCVHPRVIGLSFLPLVLMVVASFGLGYFFWEDTVASVAAWLESYQLMQAFLGWLERIGMESLRTVFAPLFVLILATPVIVVVCLLLVAVFMTPTMVAMVGRRRFAGLELKQGGSLVVSILWSLGSTSLAVLALVVSMPLWLIPPLVLVLPPVIWGWLTYRVFAFDALASHASVEERKTLLRENRSSLLLMGILSGYMGAAPSLLWAWGAFAIVLAPVLVPVAIWIYTLVFAFASLWFAHFCLAALAKLRGLGDVDVLDADPTQAAARPELPLLERVPPQDADGATAR, encoded by the coding sequence ATGAAACTGATGTTGGATTCGTTCTGGCGGGCGGCGGCCTATTGTGTGCATCCACGGGTGATCGGCCTGTCTTTTCTGCCGCTGGTCTTGATGGTGGTGGCGTCGTTTGGGCTGGGGTATTTTTTCTGGGAAGACACGGTGGCGTCGGTGGCTGCCTGGTTGGAGAGCTACCAGCTGATGCAGGCGTTTCTGGGGTGGCTGGAGCGCATCGGCATGGAATCGCTGCGCACCGTATTTGCACCTTTGTTTGTGCTGATTCTGGCGACGCCGGTCATCGTTGTCGTTTGTTTGCTGCTGGTCGCGGTGTTCATGACGCCCACGATGGTGGCCATGGTGGGGCGCCGGCGTTTTGCCGGCCTGGAGCTCAAACAAGGGGGCTCGCTGGTGGTGAGCATTCTCTGGTCCCTGGGATCGACGTCGCTGGCCGTGCTGGCGCTCGTTGTGTCGATGCCTTTGTGGTTGATCCCTCCGTTGGTGCTGGTGTTGCCTCCGGTCATTTGGGGGTGGTTGACCTACCGGGTATTTGCCTTTGACGCGCTGGCCAGCCATGCCAGCGTCGAAGAGCGCAAGACCCTCTTGCGCGAGAATCGCAGCAGCCTCTTGCTGATGGGGATACTGAGCGGGTACATGGGCGCAGCGCCCAGTCTGCTGTGGGCATGGGGCGCCTTTGCGATCGTGCTGGCGCCTGTTTTGGTCCCCGTGGCGATCTGGATATACACCTTGGTGTTTGCCTTTGCGTCGTTGTGGTTTGCCCACTTCTGCCTGGCGGCCCTGGCCAAGCTGCGCGGCCTCGGGGACGTTGACGTGCTGGATGCCGACCCGACGCAGGCGGCGGCTCGCCCGGAGCTGCCATTGTTGGAGCGGGTACCGCCGCAAGACGCAGACGGTGCTACTGCGCGTTAA
- a CDS encoding molybdopterin-binding protein, translating into MTASSAPAFGLIIIGDEILSGRRADKHLPKVIELMQARGLNLSWATCVGDDRARITATLRDALGSGDAVFSCGGIGATPDDHTRQCAAAALGSELALHPEARTLIEQRMREVALEQGKVFDPDRADNVHRFNMGVFPQGARIINNPYNKIPGFSCDGPGGGSVHFVPGFPVMAWPMIESVLDTEYSAWHRADAWQERSVVVMGSMEAALTPLMEQIERDHAVKVFSLPSVDHPQYGRHIELGVKGDPVAVGVAFDVLLVGLAALGAELGPEMVR; encoded by the coding sequence ATGACTGCTTCTTCTGCACCGGCCTTCGGCCTGATCATCATTGGTGACGAAATCCTGTCGGGCCGACGTGCCGACAAACACCTGCCCAAAGTCATCGAGTTGATGCAAGCGCGGGGGCTTAACCTGTCTTGGGCGACGTGTGTCGGGGACGACCGGGCCCGCATCACGGCCACTTTGCGCGATGCGTTGGGCTCAGGGGACGCCGTGTTTTCCTGCGGTGGCATCGGGGCGACACCCGACGATCACACCCGTCAGTGCGCCGCAGCGGCGCTGGGCAGCGAGCTGGCCTTGCACCCCGAGGCGCGCACCTTGATCGAGCAGCGCATGCGGGAGGTGGCGCTGGAGCAGGGGAAAGTGTTTGATCCAGACCGAGCCGACAACGTGCACCGGTTCAACATGGGCGTGTTTCCGCAGGGCGCACGCATCATCAACAACCCGTACAACAAGATTCCCGGTTTTTCGTGCGATGGGCCGGGTGGCGGTTCGGTGCATTTTGTTCCGGGTTTTCCGGTGATGGCCTGGCCCATGATCGAATCGGTTCTTGACACCGAGTACAGCGCCTGGCACCGAGCCGACGCCTGGCAGGAACGCTCTGTCGTCGTGATGGGGTCCATGGAGGCTGCGCTCACGCCCTTGATGGAGCAGATCGAGCGGGATCACGCGGTGAAGGTGTTCAGTCTGCCGAGCGTGGACCACCCGCAATACGGGCGCCATATTGAATTGGGGGTCAAGGGGGATCCGGTCGCTGTGGGCGTGGCGTTTGACGTGCTGCTGGTTGGCCTGGCTGCACTGGGCGCCGAGTTGGGCCCCGAAATGGTGCGTTGA
- the glnA gene encoding type I glutamate--ammonia ligase, protein MAKTVADVMQMVKDNEVKFVDFRFTDTRGAQQHTTVPVSHFDEEKFTSGHAFDGSSIAGWKGIEASDMQLVPDPSTANIDPFYEETTLILTCDVIEPTDGKSYDRDPRSIAKRAEAYLKASGLGDTAFFGPEPEFFLFDGVRWSTSPGHTFYEIEEYEAPWNKGAKLEGGNRGHRPSVKGGYFPVPPVDSTQDMRAEMSLILESLGIPVEVFHHEVAGAGQNEIGTRFSTLVQRADWTILQKYVVHNVANAYGKTATFMPKPYAGDNGSGMHVHQSVWKDGKNLFAGDGYAGLSEFALYYVGGIIKHARALNAITNPGTNSYRRLVPHFEAPVKLAYSAKNRSASIRIPYVANPKGRRVEARFPDPLMNPYLGFAALLMAGLDGVENKIHPGEAATKDLYHLPPEEDKLIPTVCHSLDQALEYLDKDRAFLTKGGVFTDSMLDAYIELKMAEVNRTRVEVAPVEYDMYYSL, encoded by the coding sequence ATGGCCAAGACCGTCGCAGACGTGATGCAAATGGTGAAAGACAACGAAGTCAAATTCGTTGATTTCCGTTTCACCGATACCCGTGGCGCACAACAGCACACCACGGTGCCAGTGTCCCATTTTGATGAAGAGAAATTCACCTCGGGTCATGCGTTTGATGGCTCGTCCATTGCTGGCTGGAAGGGCATCGAAGCCTCTGACATGCAGCTGGTTCCCGATCCCAGCACTGCCAATATTGATCCCTTCTACGAAGAGACCACGCTGATCCTCACCTGCGACGTGATCGAGCCCACCGATGGCAAGTCGTATGACCGCGATCCGCGTTCCATCGCCAAGCGCGCTGAGGCTTACCTCAAGGCCTCCGGTCTGGGCGATACCGCTTTCTTCGGACCAGAGCCAGAATTCTTCTTGTTTGACGGCGTGCGCTGGAGCACGTCTCCAGGCCACACCTTCTACGAAATCGAAGAGTACGAAGCTCCCTGGAACAAGGGCGCCAAGCTCGAAGGCGGCAACCGCGGCCACCGTCCCTCGGTCAAAGGCGGCTATTTCCCTGTGCCTCCCGTCGACAGCACGCAAGACATGCGCGCCGAGATGTCGCTGATTCTCGAATCGTTGGGCATTCCGGTCGAGGTGTTCCACCACGAAGTGGCTGGCGCCGGACAGAACGAGATCGGCACGCGCTTCAGCACCTTGGTGCAACGCGCTGACTGGACGATTTTGCAAAAGTATGTGGTGCACAACGTGGCCAATGCCTATGGCAAAACCGCGACCTTCATGCCCAAGCCCTACGCCGGCGACAACGGCAGCGGCATGCACGTGCACCAGTCGGTCTGGAAAGACGGCAAGAACCTGTTCGCTGGCGACGGCTACGCGGGCCTGAGCGAATTCGCGTTGTACTACGTGGGCGGTATCATCAAGCACGCCCGTGCACTCAACGCCATCACCAACCCGGGAACCAACAGCTACCGTCGTTTGGTGCCTCACTTCGAAGCACCTGTGAAGCTGGCTTACTCGGCGAAGAACCGCTCGGCTTCGATCCGCATTCCTTACGTGGCCAACCCCAAGGGCCGCCGCGTGGAAGCCCGCTTCCCCGATCCACTGATGAACCCCTACCTGGGTTTCGCCGCGCTGTTGATGGCCGGTCTGGATGGCGTGGAAAACAAGATCCATCCGGGCGAAGCCGCCACCAAGGATCTCTACCACCTGCCACCCGAAGAAGACAAGTTGATCCCGACCGTGTGCCACAGCCTGGACCAGGCGCTGGAGTACCTTGACAAGGATCGCGCGTTCTTGACCAAGGGCGGTGTGTTCACCGACTCCATGCTCGATGCCTACATCGAACTGAAGATGGCCGAAGTGAACCGCACCCGCGTGGAAGTGGCACCTGTCGAATACGACATGTACTACAGCCTGTGA
- the glnL gene encoding nitrogen regulation protein NR(II) — protein MDLLATLVAVVAYDGTVLFANAALEDALGMSRRSIGGSRFQEHLTEPAQLDSALQGASGNEFAAMRYDGWLRRPGYEALPVHVVVAQTDTDGEVIVELLPLEQQTRQEREERLMDQAQANKELIRNLAHEIKNPLGGIRGAAQLLQMDLESKDLIEYTQVIIHEADRLQLLVDRLLAPHRSPHVVGDVNIHEVCERVRSLILAEFPKGLRVVRDYDASIPEFRGDREQLIQAVLNIVHNAAQALADRISTQDAQIILRTRVGRQLTFGKQRYRLALELHVIDNGPGIPDSIKDRIFYPLVSGRDGGSGLGLTLAQTFVQQHHGLIECESVPGQTDFKILIPLP, from the coding sequence CTGGACTTGTTGGCCACGCTGGTGGCGGTGGTGGCCTATGACGGCACGGTCCTGTTTGCCAATGCGGCGCTGGAAGATGCCCTGGGCATGTCGCGCCGCAGCATCGGTGGGTCGCGCTTTCAAGAGCACCTGACCGAGCCCGCTCAGCTTGATAGCGCACTGCAGGGCGCGAGTGGAAACGAGTTTGCGGCCATGCGCTACGACGGCTGGCTCAGGCGTCCGGGATACGAGGCGCTGCCCGTGCACGTGGTGGTCGCGCAAACCGATACCGATGGCGAGGTGATCGTGGAACTGTTGCCCCTGGAGCAGCAAACCCGCCAGGAACGCGAAGAGCGCCTGATGGATCAGGCCCAGGCCAACAAAGAATTGATCCGCAACCTCGCCCATGAAATCAAGAACCCGCTGGGCGGCATCCGTGGGGCGGCGCAACTGCTGCAGATGGACCTGGAGTCCAAGGATCTGATCGAATACACGCAGGTGATCATTCACGAGGCGGATCGCCTGCAGTTGCTGGTGGACCGATTGCTGGCGCCCCACCGCAGTCCGCACGTGGTGGGCGATGTCAATATCCATGAAGTGTGTGAGCGGGTGCGCTCGCTGATCCTGGCCGAGTTTCCCAAGGGTCTGCGGGTGGTGCGGGACTACGACGCGTCCATTCCGGAGTTCAGGGGTGACCGGGAGCAGTTGATCCAGGCCGTGCTGAACATCGTCCACAACGCCGCACAGGCGCTTGCAGACCGCATTTCAACGCAGGATGCGCAGATCATTTTGCGCACGCGGGTCGGGCGCCAGCTGACTTTCGGCAAGCAGCGGTACCGCCTGGCATTGGAATTGCATGTGATCGATAACGGGCCTGGCATTCCAGACTCGATCAAGGACCGCATCTTCTATCCCCTGGTCTCGGGGCGCGACGGTGGGTCTGGCCTGGGGCTGACGCTGGCGCAGACGTTTGTGCAGCAACACCACGGCTTGATCGAGTGTGAAAGTGTGCCGGGCCAGACGGATTTCAAGATCTTGATTCCGTTGCCTTAA
- the ntrC gene encoding nitrogen regulation protein NR(I): protein MKPIWIVDDDQSIRFVLEKALLRENLPTRSFTHPQEVLKALNDSPESEGPQILVSDIRMPGGSGLDLLAQVKEKLPSLPVIIMTAFSDLDSAVSAFQGGAFEYLPKPFDLPKAVELIRRAVEESQREEVAEERMTAAPEMLGQAPAMQDVFRAIGRLSQSQVTVLITGESGSGKELVARALHKHSPRAGGPFVAINTAAIPKDLLESELFGHERGAFTGAQAMRRGRFEQADGGTLFLDEIGDMPFELQTRLLRVLSDGHFYRVGGHSAVRTHVRVIAATHQHLEQRVKEGSFREDLFHRLNVIRLRLPALRERREDVPMLSRFFMQQSAKQLGVDPKRISEGALRLLSGFDFPGNVRQLENLCHWLTVMAPAQVVEIKDLPPEVLAVAPAAVAAAADLLPASAAVASAASRPVAEASAEPATGVQPAGSEQPLMPEGGAGGAPQPALDWAAGLQVEAAALLESGCPEVWDVLTRRFESRLIQAALAHTGGRRIEAAQKLGIGRNTITRKIQELGLDEA from the coding sequence ATGAAGCCCATCTGGATAGTGGATGACGATCAATCGATCCGCTTCGTGTTGGAAAAAGCCCTGTTGCGCGAGAACCTGCCCACCCGCAGCTTCACGCACCCCCAAGAGGTGCTCAAGGCGCTGAACGATTCGCCTGAGAGCGAGGGGCCACAAATTCTGGTGAGTGACATCCGCATGCCGGGGGGCTCAGGGCTGGATTTGCTCGCCCAGGTGAAAGAGAAATTGCCAAGCTTGCCGGTGATCATCATGACGGCGTTTTCCGACCTGGACAGCGCGGTGTCGGCCTTTCAAGGGGGCGCATTCGAATACCTGCCCAAACCGTTTGACTTGCCAAAAGCGGTGGAGCTGATCCGGCGTGCCGTCGAGGAGAGCCAGCGCGAAGAGGTCGCGGAGGAGCGCATGACCGCAGCGCCCGAAATGCTGGGGCAGGCGCCGGCCATGCAGGACGTGTTTCGTGCCATTGGTCGCTTGAGCCAGAGCCAGGTGACGGTGTTGATCACCGGGGAGTCGGGTTCGGGCAAAGAACTCGTGGCCCGTGCCTTGCACAAGCATTCGCCCCGGGCGGGGGGGCCATTTGTGGCCATCAACACGGCGGCCATTCCCAAAGATTTGCTGGAATCCGAGCTCTTCGGCCATGAACGTGGGGCCTTCACGGGTGCCCAGGCGATGCGCCGAGGGCGTTTCGAACAGGCCGATGGCGGCACCCTGTTTCTGGACGAAATCGGAGACATGCCGTTTGAATTGCAGACGCGCTTGTTGAGGGTGTTGTCCGACGGGCATTTTTACCGGGTTGGCGGCCACAGCGCGGTGCGCACCCATGTGCGGGTGATTGCCGCAACCCACCAGCATCTGGAGCAGCGGGTCAAGGAGGGGAGTTTTCGCGAAGACTTGTTCCACCGCCTCAATGTGATCCGCCTGCGGTTGCCGGCCTTGCGCGAGCGCCGTGAAGACGTGCCCATGCTCTCGCGGTTTTTCATGCAACAGAGCGCCAAGCAACTGGGTGTCGATCCCAAGCGCATTTCCGAAGGTGCACTTCGCTTGTTGTCCGGCTTTGACTTCCCGGGCAACGTGCGTCAGCTGGAGAATCTTTGCCATTGGCTGACCGTGATGGCACCGGCCCAGGTGGTTGAGATCAAGGATTTGCCCCCCGAAGTGCTGGCGGTTGCGCCCGCTGCTGTGGCCGCGGCGGCAGACCTCTTGCCCGCTTCTGCTGCGGTCGCCTCCGCCGCTTCCAGGCCTGTTGCGGAGGCTTCAGCCGAACCCGCCACCGGTGTTCAGCCCGCCGGTTCCGAACAGCCCCTGATGCCCGAGGGGGGTGCTGGGGGCGCGCCTCAGCCAGCTTTGGACTGGGCTGCGGGACTTCAAGTCGAGGCCGCCGCGCTGCTGGAGTCGGGTTGCCCTGAGGTTTGGGATGTCTTGACGCGGCGGTTTGAATCGCGCTTGATTCAGGCAGCCTTGGCCCATACCGGTGGCCGGCGCATCGAAGCAGCCCAGAAGCTGGGCATCGGGCGCAACACCATCACCCGCAAGATCCAGGAGCTGGGGCTGGACGAGGCCTGA
- a CDS encoding DUF2061 domain-containing protein, protein MENNKRTWAKALTWQTSGLIIMIGVNYLFLGNLQQSMGLSALLTGMGLVTYVIHERLWARVRWGVRANSGPSSEAP, encoded by the coding sequence ATGGAAAACAACAAACGCACCTGGGCCAAAGCCCTCACCTGGCAAACATCTGGCCTGATCATCATGATCGGCGTGAATTACCTGTTTCTGGGCAATCTGCAACAAAGCATGGGCTTGTCGGCCCTGCTCACCGGCATGGGCCTGGTCACTTATGTGATCCACGAACGCTTGTGGGCCCGTGTACGGTGGGGCGTGCGCGCCAATTCAGGCCCATCTTCAGAGGCCCCTTGA
- a CDS encoding helix-turn-helix transcriptional regulator: MSEPSQRMTRSERARLFRDRLSETMQSQWLNRSTLAERAGVDRSTVSLLLSEQQTRLPSGHVVADLAAALNVTTDWLLGLTTTTRAPGEILRESMQVAERAPGRSDANIERWLKDAGDAKVRNVPASLPEFMKTEAVMTLEYADYAGKSPQQALAETQARLTISRMPGSDVEVVLPRQRLEDFARRAGIWADLSVEDVREQLDHMANLCDELYPSVRLHLFDQRQHYSAPITVFGQRRAVIYVGSSYFVFNTQEHVQALTRHFDQLVRDARVLSHEASAWLRSLSAQTG, encoded by the coding sequence ATGAGTGAGCCGTCCCAACGTATGACCCGCAGCGAGCGGGCCCGCCTTTTCCGAGACCGGTTGAGTGAAACGATGCAGTCGCAATGGCTCAACCGGAGCACGCTGGCCGAGCGTGCGGGGGTGGACCGCTCGACGGTCTCGTTGCTGCTGTCGGAGCAGCAGACGCGCCTGCCTTCCGGGCATGTGGTCGCAGACCTGGCCGCGGCATTGAATGTGACCACCGACTGGTTGCTGGGGCTGACCACGACCACGCGGGCACCCGGCGAAATCTTGCGTGAATCGATGCAGGTGGCCGAGAGAGCGCCCGGCCGAAGTGACGCCAACATCGAACGGTGGTTGAAGGACGCGGGCGATGCCAAGGTGCGCAATGTACCGGCATCGCTGCCCGAATTCATGAAAACCGAGGCGGTGATGACCCTGGAGTACGCAGACTACGCAGGTAAATCACCCCAGCAGGCGCTGGCGGAAACCCAGGCCCGGCTCACCATCAGCCGCATGCCTGGGAGCGATGTTGAGGTGGTCTTGCCTCGACAGCGCCTGGAGGACTTTGCGCGGCGCGCCGGTATCTGGGCCGACTTGAGCGTTGAAGACGTGCGCGAACAACTGGACCACATGGCCAATCTGTGTGATGAGCTGTACCCGAGCGTGCGTCTGCACCTCTTCGACCAGCGCCAGCACTACAGCGCCCCCATCACCGTGTTTGGCCAGCGCCGCGCCGTGATCTATGTGGGCAGTTCGTACTTCGTGTTCAACACCCAGGAACATGTGCAGGCACTCACCCGGCATTTTGACCAACTCGTGAGAGATGCCCGCGTGCTCAGCCATGAGGCTTCGGCCTGGTTGCGCTCGCTGAGCGCCCAAACGGGGTGA